GGCCCGCGCCGGGTGCAGGCCGGCGCCGCGCGCGACCATCTGATCGGCGTGCGCTTCGTCAACGGCCGCGGCGAGGTGGTGAAATCCGGCGGGCGGGTGATGAAGAACGTCACCGGGCTCGATCTCGTCAAGCTCTCCGCCGGGGCGCTCGGCACCCTCGGGCTCCTGACCGAGGTGGTGTTCAAGGTGCTGCCGCGGCCGGAGGCGCGCCTGACGCTCGGCTGGCACGGCCTCGACGATGAAGCCGCCGTGGCGCTGATGAGCGCGGCGCTCGGCTCGCCGTTCGAGATATCGGCCGCCGCCCATCTGCCGGCCCCGGTCAACGGCGGCCGCGCGCTGACGCTGCTGCGGATCGAGGCGGTCTCCTATTCCGTGGAACACCGCGCGAAGGGCCTCGCCGCGCTGCTGGCAGGCCACGGCCAACCCGACCGGCTGCCGGTGGAGACGGCCGATCCCCTGTGGCGCGCGATCCGCGACGGCGAGCCGGTCGCGGCGGACGCGGCCCATGCGGTGTGGCGGCTGTCGCTGCCGGCGACGCGTTCCCCGGCCGCCCTCGCCGCCATCCGCGACGGGATCGACGGCGCGACCTGGTTCTACGACTGGGGCGGTGGCCTGGCCTGGCTTGCCGTGCCGTCACAGGGCGATGCGGGCGCGGCAATCGTCCGCGCCGCCATCCGCGGCTTCGGCGGCCACGCCACGCTGGTGCGGGCGCCCGACGCGGTGCGGACGTCGGTCGACGTGTTCGAACCCCTGTCCGAGCCGCTGATGGCGATCACACGCGGGCTGAAGGCGAGCTTCGATCCGGCCGGAATTCTCAATCCCGGCCGGATGTACAGCGGTTCATAAGCCGGCAAATTATAGCCGTGAATTTTGGTGTGGGCGACAGCCTCGCGCCGCCGGAGACGGAACGATGCAGACCAACTTCACCGCGGACCAGCTGGCCGACCCGCAGACGGCGGCGTCCGAGCGCATCCTCAGGGCCTGCGTTCATTGCGGCTTCTGCACGGCGACCTGCCCGACCTATCTCCTGCTCGGCGACGAGCTCGACTCGCCGCGCGGCCGCATCTACCTCATCAAGGACATGCTGGAATCCGGCCGGCCGGCGACGGAGGAGGTGGTGCGCCACGTCGACCGCTGCCTCTCGTGCCTGTCCTGCATGACGACGTGCCCCTCGGGCGTGCATTACACGCACCTCGTCGATCACGCCCGTGCCCATATCGAGAACACCTACGAGCGGCCGTTCACCGACCGTCTGCTGCGGGCGACGCTCGCGAAGATCCTGCCCTATCCCGGCCGGTTCCGCCTCGCGCTCATGGCCGCGCGGCTCGCCCGCCCGCTCTCGGGCCTCGCCGCCGCCGTGCCCGCGGTCGGCACGCGGCTCTCGGCCATGCTGGCGCTCGCGCCGAAGCGGCTGCCCCGGCCGCAGCCACGCGGACCGGCGCGCCCGGCAACAGGTGCGAAGGGTCGCGTCGCCATTCTGGAGGGCTGTGCCCAGCCGGTGCTGAACCCCGGCATCAACGCCGCGGCGCGACGCGTGCTGGTGCGCCACGGCATCGAGATCGTCACCCCCCGCGGCGAAGGCTGCTGCGGCGCGCTCGTGCACCACATGGGCCGCGAGCACGATGGCCTGGCGTTCGCCCGCCGCAACATCGATGCCTGGTCGGCCGAGATCGAGGCCGGCGGGCTGGACGCCATCCTGATCACCGCGTCGGGCTGCGGCACCACCATCAAGGACTACGGCTTCATGCTGCGCGAGGACCCGGCCTATGCGGCGAAGGCGGCCCGTGTCTCGGCGCTGGCGAAGGACGTGACGGAATATCTGGCGACGCTCGACCTCGCCGTCGCCCCGCGCGCGACGAACCCCGTGGTCGCCTATCACTCCGCCTGCTCGATGCAGCATGGCCAGAAGATCACGGACCTGCCGAAGACCCTGCTGCGCAAGGCCGGGTTCACGGTGAAGGACGTGCCGGAATCCCACATCTGCTGCGGCTCGGCCGGCACCTACAACCTGCTCCAGCCGGAAATCTCCGGCCGGCTGCGCGAGCGCAAGGTGAAGAACATCGCCCGCACCGGGGCCGACGTCATCGCCGCCGGCAATATCGGCTGCATGGTGCAGATCGGCCTCGGCACCGGCACGCCCATCGTCCACACGATCGAGCTGATCGACTGGGCGACCGGCGGCCCGATGCCGGAAGCGCTCGCCGCCCGCGCCGCCTGAACGGCGCCGTCCCGCTGTCAGAACGGCCGGCGCTGGCGGATCGCCGCGGAAAGCGTGCCCTCGTCGAGATAGTCGAGTTCGCCGCCGACAGGCACGCCATGGGCGAGGCGCGACACGGCGACGCCCGCGTCGCGAAGCTGATCGGTCAGATAGTGCGCCGTGGTCTGGCCCTCGACGGTCGCGTTCACCGCGATGATGACCTCCGTGACCAGCGGATCGCAGGCCCGGCGGACGAGGCCGTCGATGTTGAGCTCCTCCGGACCGATGCCGTCGAGCGCCGAAAGCGTGCCGCCGAGCACATGGTAGCGCGCATTGACCGCCTCCGCCCGCTCCAGCGCCCAGAGGTCGGACACATCCTCGACCACCACGATCACCGAGGCGTCGCGCTTCGAATCGGTGCAGATGGTGCAGGGATCGCAGCTGTCGACATTGCCGCATTCCGAGCAGACGCGCACCGTCTCGACCGCCCTCGCGAGCGCGGCCGATAGGGGCTCCATCAGCTGCTCGCGGCGCTTGACGAGCGCGAGCGCCGCCCGGCGCGCCGAACGCGGCCCGAGCCCCGGCAGCTTCGCCAGAAGCTGGATCAGGCGCTCGATTTCCGGACCGGCGACGGCGCGAGGGGCCATGAGACACTCATGTTGAGAGCGGCACGCCCTCGAAATCTAGAGCGACATGCGTGCGGAAAGGACGAGATAAGCCGGCTCAGAACGGCAGCTTGAAACCGGGCGGCAGGCCGATATCGCCCATCAGCGCCTGGGTGCGCTCGGTCAGCAGCAGTTCGGCCTTGGTCTTGGCCTCTGTGTGGGCGGCGACGATCAGGTCCTCGAGGATCTCCGTCTCCTCGGCCTTCATCAGCGACGGGTCGATCGAGATGCTCTTGAGCCCGCCCTTGCCGGTGAGCGTCACCCTGACGAGCCCGCCGCCGGACGCTCCCTCGACCTCGACCGAGGCGACCTCGTCCTGGAGCGACGCCATGCGCTCCTGAAGCTGCTTCGCCTTCGTCATCATCTTCAGGAAGTCCATGGCCGTCTCGGTCCTCTCGATGGGATTTGGGGGCCCGGCAAGGTCGGCGCGACCGGCGGGCACAAGGCTCAAGCCGCAGATATCGTCCGCCGGGGGCTCCGGCGCAACCCTCGCGGCGCGTTTCCTTGCGGATGCGGCGCCCGTCGGGTGCGGCGGGTTCGCCGGCCCGGGGAGCGGGGGCTACAGGCTGTCGAAGTCGAAATCGTCGTCGAACGCCCGGTCGTCCGCGCCGCCGGGATCGGCCAGCACCGGATCGTCCTCGAACCCGTCGGTGTCTTCCACCGGTGCGGGGGTGAACCCGCCCGCCGCATCCTCGCCATTGCGGATGCTGACATTGACGATCTTCGCGCCCGGGAACCGCGCCATCACCGCCAGCACCAGCGGATCGGTCTCGGCATCGGAGCGCCGCTGCGCGTCGGCCTGCTGGCGTTCCTCGTACAGCGTGCGCGCGCCGCCGCCGCGCGTGACCGTCACCACCCAGCGCGTGCCGGTCCAGTCGGTCAGCTTGCGGCCGAGATCGCCGGCGAGATCGGGCGCGGCGTCCGGCGTCGGCTCGAACTCGATCCGGCCCGGCTCCAGCCGCACCAGCCGCATCTGCCGCTCGACGGCGAACTTGAGGCGGATGTCGCGCCGCTCGGCACAGGCGGCGGCGATGTCTTCCAGCGACCGGAACGGGCCTGCTTCGGGCGCGGCCGGCTTCGGCGCGGGTTCGGCAACGGGGCTCGGCACGGCGGGAGCGGCCGCGCCATGGGACGGCGCCGCGATACGCAGGGCAGGACGGCCGCCGGCATCGCCGCTGGCCGCGAGCGACCGGCCGCCGACCGCGTCCGCGGGCGCCGGCCCGCCGCCGCCGCCAGCGGTCGCGGATGAACCGCCGGACGGACCCGGCCGTGAGGGCGACGGCGAACCCGCTGCCGTGGTTCCAGCCCCGCCGCCGTCGCGGAAAGCGCGGATCGCTTCCTCCGGCGTCGGCAGGTCGGCGACATAGGCGAGCCGCACCAGCACCATCTCGGCCGCCGCAAGCGGACGGGGCGAACCCTGCACCTCGGGGATGCCCTTCAGGAGAAGCTGCCACGCCCGCGTCAGCACCGCCACCGAAAGCTGCGCGGCGAACGCGGTGCCGCGCTTGCGCTCGATCTCGGTGAGCGTGGCGTCGTTCGCCGCCTCGGGCACGATCTTGAGCCGGGTAACGAGATGGACGAAGGCCGCAAGGTCCGACAGCACCACAGAAGGATCGGCGCCGATCTCGTATTGCGCGGCGAGTTCCTTCAGCGCCGCGGCGGCGTCGCCCCGCAGCACATGCTCGAACAGGTCGACGACGCGGGCGCGGTCGGCAAGGCCGAGCATCGCGCGGACTTCCTCGACATTCACCCGTCCGGCGCCGTGGGCGATGGCCTGGTCCAGCAGGGACAGGCTGTCGCGCACCGAACCCTCGGCCGCGCGCGCAATCAGCGCCAGCGCCTCGCCCTCGACCTCGACGCCTTCCTTGGCGGAGATGCCGGCGAGATGGCGCACCAGCACGTCGGCCTCGACGCGGCGCAGGTCGAACCGCTGGCAGCGCGACAGCACGGTGACCGGCACCTTGCGGATCTCGGTGGTCGCGAACACGAACTTCACGTGCTCGGGCGGTTCTTCCAGCGTCTTCAGCAGGCCGTTGAACGCCGCCGTCGAGAGCATGTGCACCTCGTCGACGATATAGACCTTGTAGCGCGCGGAAACCGGCTTGTAGCGGGATGCCTCGGTGATCTCGCGGATGTCGTTGATCGAGGTGTGGGACGCCGCGTCCATCTCGATGACGTCGACGTCGCGGCCCTCCATGATCGCGTCGCAGTGCAGCCCCGGCACCTTCATGTCGACCGTGGGGCGGTCGATGGCGCCGGGCACGACATAGTTGAGGGCGCGGGCGAGAATGCGGGCGGTCGTGGTTTTGCCCACGCCGCGCACGCCGGTCAGCATCCAGGCCTGCGGAATGCGGCCGGATTCGAACGCGTTCGAGAGCGTGCGCACCATCGGCTCCTGGCCGATGAGGTCGTCGAACGAGCGCGGGCGATATTTACGGGCGAGAACGCGGTAGGGGGCGGCGGCGGTCGCGGAGGGGGGCGGCGGCATGCCGTCCTCGTCGACGAACAGGCCGGCGGCATCGAGCGCGGGGTACGCGGCTTCGTCCTTCGCGGCGGCTTGGTCCTTCGCAGAGGCTTGCGACCCTTCCCGGGCAGGTGACCTGCCGGCACCCGCATCGCCAAGAAGGTTCGAGCCGTCTCCGTCCATCAACCGAGCCCGGTCAGCGTTTCAGACATGAATCGAAGGGTGGGAGGCTGGCACGATGACCCGTGCCGCATCTCGTTGGGGCTGCTTCCTTCCGGACCTGACCCGGTTGGCGAGTGGCTCGTCCACCACCAACCTCCCGTCCTCTATATCGTCGAGGCGGACGCCGTTGGCAAGACGGGGTTTGCCATCCGGCCGCAACATTTGCCGTCACGGCCGATCGGGCGCGGCCCGGTGCACCGTCAGGACGAAGGCCGGCCGCGGCGCCGGCAGCGGGCGGCATTCGGCGAGCATCCGGCGCTGGCGCGCCTCTCCGCCCGCGTCACGATGCCGTCGCCGCCGATGACCGGCGTGTCGAAACCACCACGATCTCGACGCCTCGCGCGCACTTGCCATCGTGCCTTCCCGCCGGTCGCGAGCGCGGAAGGGACAGGGCGCCTCTTCAAAGCGGGTTCGGTTCGATGCTATGGCAGGCGCCGTCTGCCCAATTTTTCATCGCGTGGGGCGGAACCGAACGGATCATCCGCCATCATGTCGCGCCTTTCCGCCAATGCCCTGCTTCTCCTGGCCGCCGCCATCTGGGGTGGCGCCTTCGTCGCCCAGGCCAATGCCATGGCCCATGTCGGGCCGGCCTGGTTCACGGGGCTGCGCTTCATTCCCGCCTTCCTGGTGGTGCTGCCGCTCGGCCTCATCGAAAGCCGGCGGGCGGCGCGGCCGCTGACGCGGCGGAACTGGCTCTCGCTCATTCCGCTCGGCCTGTCGTTCACCGCGGGCACGCTCCTGCAGCAGATCGCCGTCGTCACGACGAGCGTCACGCATGTCGGCTTTCTCACCGGGCTTTACGTGCTGTTCGTGCCGGTCCTCGAACTCGTGGTGTTCCGCCGCCCGCCGCATTTTCTGGTGATCCCGGCCGCCCTCTCGGCACTCGCCGGCACCTGGCTGCTGGGCGGCGGGCTCGACGGACTGATGCTCGGCGACATCCTCACCATCGTCGCCGCGCTCTGCTTCGCGGTCCAGATCATCCTGATGGACCGCTATGTGCGGGCGACGGGCCGGCCGGTGGCCGCCGCGCTCGGGCAGTCGCTCGTCTGCGTGGCGATCGGGCTCGGCGCGGGCGCGGTGTTCGAGCCGATCGATTGGAACGCCGTGATGGCGATCCTGCCGGAACTCGCCTATGCGGGCATCCTGTCCGGTGGCGTCGCGTTCCTGCTTCAGGCGATCGGCCAGCAATATACGCCGGCACCGGATGCCGCGGTGCTCCTGATGGCGGAATCGCTGTTCGCGGCGCTGTTCGCCGCCCTCCTGCTCGGCGAGCGGCTCACAACGGCAGGCTGGGCGGGATGCACGCTCCTGTTCCTGGCCCTGGTGACTGTCCAGCTCGGCCCCCTCGTGCGGCTGCCGCGCTTCCGCGCGCGCTGAGGCCGCCGATCCGGGCCTTTCGGCCCTTTCCGGCGGCATGGCGTTGCGCGCGGGGCTGGAACCCGCCGGCAGGCGGTTCCGCCGGCGCCCGAAATCGTCTAGAGCATGTCCCGCCCGGATCGCCCGATGCGGGCTGCAACGTCATGCTCCAAAGCGCTTTCCGGATGGCCGGGGATTTCCGTCCGGCCGGAAACCCGCCGGAGCTTGAGCCTCACGTCCGCATCGTCCCCGGCGCCTCTCCGGCGCTGCCATCCGAACAGGTTTCCCCGTGACCGAGCGGCTCATCCGCAAGCCCGGCGTCAAGGACCGCTACATGGCGAAGGTCGCGTCCGGCGAGATCGCCAGCGACCCGGCCCAGCTCGCCGTGGCGGAAAAGCTCGACGCCCTGATCGACCGCCTCGGCGAGGCGAGGCTCGCCACCAAGAAAAGCGCGCTCGGCTGGCTGTTCGGCCGCAACCGGGCCGGCGCTGGCGCCGAGCCGGTGAAAGGGCTCTATGTCTGGGGCGAGGTCGGCCGCGGCAAGACCATGCTGATGGACCTGTTCCACGACGCCCTGCCGATCGCCGCCAAGCGGCGCATCCACTTCCACGGCTTCATGGCCGACGTCCACGCCCGCATCTACAAGGTGCGAACCGCCATCGCCGAGGGCACGCTCAAGGGCGACGACCCGGTTCCCCCGGTAGCGGAGGAACTCGCCGCCGAAGCCCGGGTACTGTGCTTCGACGAGTTCGCCGTCACCGACATCGCCGACGCCATGATCCTCGGCCGGCTGTTCACCGAGCTGTTCGCCCGCGGCGTCGTCCTGGTCGCGACCTCCAATGTCGCCCCCGACGATCTCTATCGCGACGGCATCAACCGCGGCCATTTCATGGGCTTCGTCGCCCTTTTGAAGCGCCATGTCGATGTCTGCCGTCTGGACGCCCGGGAAGACTACCGGCTTGAGAAGCTGGCGGGCCGGCCGCTCTATTTCACCCCGCTCGATTCCACCGCCGAGGTCGCGCTCGACCGCCTGTTCCTCGCCCTCACCGGCAAGGCGCGCGGCGCGCCGGAAACCCTCGACGTCGACGGCCGCAAGCTCGTCGTGCCGGAGGCGGTCGGCGGCGTCGCCCGGTTCCATTTCCGCGATCTCTGCGTCGCCGCCCTCGGCGCCCACGATTATCTCGCCATCGCCCGGCGGTTCCACACCGTGGTGCTCTCCGGCGTGCCGGTGATGAGCCCCGACACCCGCAACGAGGCCAAGCGCTTCATCATCCTGATCGATGCGCTCTATGACGGCCACGTGCGTCTCGTGCTCTCGGCCGCGGCCGAGCCCCAGGCCCTGTTCGCGGGCTCGGATTCGACCGAGGCGTTCGAGTTCCAGCGCACCGCTTCGCGGCTGATCGAGATGCGCTCGGCCGCCTATGTCGCGAGCGTCGAAGGACCGCCGATGACATGATGCCGGCCGAAACGCGTTCCGGCCGCGGAGACCGGCGGACGACCGAGAGAGACGCGGCTTCAGCCGCGTCATCGACACGAAGTCGAACGCATGGAACATGCCCCCGCCGGCTCCTGTCCGCAGGGGCCTTCGCCCGGCAGCGCAGCCACGCTTCGCCGCCGGATTAGACCAAGGGATGACGTGCACGGCAGGTACCCGCGGAAACGCCCGGGTAACGGCGAATTCGGCGCCGGTCGGCTTGAACCTACCCCGCAAAAGGGGTAGTGACGACCACCGGAGCGAAGGTTCTAGGTTGCAGCTTACGTAAAGGGAAACACCTAAAATGGCGCGCAACAAGATCGCATTGATCGGCTCGGGACAGATCGGCGGCACGCTTGCCCATCTGGCCGGCCTCAAGGAACTCGGCGACATCGTCCTGTTCGACATCGCCGAAGGCACTCCCCAGGGCAAGGCGCTCGACCTTGCCGAGTCCTCGCCGGTCGACGGCTTCGACGCCGCGCTGTCGGGTGCGAATTCCTACGAGGCCATCGCCGGAGCCGACGTCGTGATCGTCACCGCCGGCGTGCCGCGCAAGCCCGGCATGAGCCGCGACGACCTGCTCGGCATCAATCTCAAGGTCATGGAGCAGGTCGGCAAGGGCATCGCCGCCAATGCGCCCGACGCCTTCGTGATCTGCATCACCAACCCGCTCGACGCGATGGTGTGGGCGCTGCAGAAGTTCTCCGGCCTGCCGACCAACAAGGTCGTGGGCATGGCCGGCGTGCTGGATTCCTCGCGCTTCCGCTACTTCCTCTCCGAGGAATTCGGCGTGTCGGTGAAGGACATCACCGCCTTCGTGCTCGGCGGCCACGGCGACGACATGGTGCCGTCGGTGCGCTATTCGACCGTTGCCGGCGTGCCGCTGCCGGACCTGATCGAGATGGGCTGGACCACCCAGGAGAAGGTCGACGCAATCGTCGAGCGCACCCGCAAGGGCGGCGGCGAGATCGTCAACCTGCTCAAGACCGGCTCGGCCTTCTATGCCCCGGCGGCCTCCGCCATCGCCATGGCCGAGTCCTACCTGAAGGACAAGAAGCGCGTCCTGCCGGCCGCGGCCTACCTGTCCGGCGAATACGGCGTGAGCGACACCTATGTCGGCGTTCCGATCGTGATCGGCGCGGGCGGCGTGGAACGCATCATGGAAATCAAGCTCGACGCGGCCGAGAAGGCGATGTTCGACAAGTCGGTCGCCTCGGTCGCCGGCCTCATCGACGCCTGCAAGGCCATCCAGCCGGCGCTCGCCTGAGCACCCGGAGCCTCCCCGTTGCCGGAGCACGGCCTTCGAAAGAGGCCCTGCTCCGAAGCGCCCGGACATGAAATCGGAGACGCTCGATGAACATTCATGAATACCAGGCCAAGGCGATCCTGAAGGAATTCGGCGCGCCGGTCTCGCGCGGCGTCGCCGTGTTCTCGGTCGACGAGGCCGAAGCCGCCGCCACCAGCCTCGGCGGCCCGCTTTGGGTCGTGAAGTCGCAGATCCACGCCGGTGGCCGCGGCAAGGGCAAGTTCAAGGAAGCCAGCGCCGGCGAGAAGGGCGGCGTCCGCCTCGCCAAGTCGATCGACGAGGTCAAGACCTTCGTCGGCCAGATGCTCGGCGCCACCCTCGTGACCGTGCAGACCGGCCCCGCCGGCAAGCAGGTCAACCGCCTCTATATCGAGGACGGCTCCGACATCGAGAAGGAGTTCTACCTCTCGATGCTAGTCGACCGCGCCACCGGACGCGTTGCCTTCGTCGTCTCGACGGAAGGCGGCATGGACATCGAGACCGTCGCCCACGACACGCCCGAGAAGATCGTGACCTTCTCGGTCGACCCGGCGACCGGCCTGATGCCCCATCACGGCCGCACCATCGCGAAGGCCCTCGGCCTGACCGGCGACCTCGCCAAGCAGGCCGGCACCCTCGCCGCCCAGCTCTACGCCGCCTTCACCGGCAAGGACATGGCGATGCTGGAGATCAATCCGCTGATCGTCACCACCGACGGCCAGCTCAAGTGCCTCGACGCCAAGGTGTCGTTCGACTCCAACGCGCTCTACCGCCACCCGGACATGGTCGCGCTGCGCGACCTGACCGAGGAGGACTCCAAGGAGATCGAGGCCTCCAAGTACGACCTCTCCTATATCGCGCTCGACGGCACAATCGGCTGCATGGTCAACGGCGCCGGCCTCGCGATGGCCACCATGGACATCATCAAGCTCTACGGCGAGGAGCCGGCGAACTTCCTCGATGTCGGCGGCGGCGCCAGCAAGGAGAAGGTGACGGCGGCGTTCAAGATCATCACCGCCGATCCGAACGTGAAGGGCATCCTGGTCAACATCTTCGGCGGCATCATGCGCTGCGACATCATCGCGGAAGGCGTGATCGCGGCGGTGAAGGACGTCGGCCTGCAGGTTCCCCTCGTGGTGCGCCTCGAGGGCACCAATGTCGAACTCGGCAAGAAGATCATTTCCGAATCCGGGCTCAACGTCATCGCCGCCGACGATCTCGACGACGCCGCGGCCAAGATCGTGAAGGCCGTGAAGGGGAACGCCTGATGTCCATTCTGATCGACAGCAACACCCGGGTCATCACCCAGGGTTTCACCGGCAAGACCGGTACGTTCCACTCCGAGCAGGCGCTCGCCTACGGCACCAAGATGGTCGGCGGCACGTCGCCGGGCAAGGGCGGTTCCACCCACCTCGGCCTGCCGGTGTTCGACACCGTCGCCGAGGCCAAGGAGGCGACCGGCGCCGACGCCAGCGTGATCTACGTGCCGCCTCCGGGCGCGGCCGATGCCATCTGCGAGGCGATCGCGGCTGAGATCCCGCTGATCGTCTGCATCACCGAGGGCATTCCGGTGCTCGACATGGTGAAGGTGAAGCGCGCCCTCGTCGGCTCCAAGTCGCGCCTGATCGGGCCGAACTGCCCGGGCGTGATGACGGCGGGCGAGTGCAAGATCGGCATCATGCCGGGCTCGATCTTCCGCCAGGGCTCGGTCGGCATCGTGTCGCGCTCCGGCACGCTGACCTACGAGGCGGTGTTCCAGACCTCGCAGGAAGGCCTCGGCCAGACCTCGGCGGTCGGCATCGGCGGCGACCCGGTGAAGGGCACCGAGTTCATCGACATCCTCGAGCTGTTCCTCGCCGACGACAAGACCGAGTCGATCGTGATGATCGGCGAGATCGGCGGCGACGCCGAGGAGCAGGCGGCGCAGTTCATCGCCGACGAGGCCAAGCGCGGCCGCAAGAAGCCGATGGTCGGCTTCATCGCCGGCCGTACCGCCCCTCCCGGCCGCCGCATGGGCCATGCCGGCGCCATCATCTCCGGCGGTTCGGGCGGTTCCGAATCCAAGATCGCCGCGATGGAAGCCGCGGGCATCCGCGTCTCGCCCTCGCCGGCGCGCCTCGGCAAGACCCTCGTCGAAGTCCTGAAGGGCTGAGATTTCCGGCTCGCGGGGATGGAAACATCCTCGCGAGCTGTTCGTTTCAAGCATGGCTGACTTGAACGGGTCTTGAAGAAGACACGGGCAACAAGGCGGCGCCATGTTGGAATTTGTCCTATATAGATGCACGTGCGGCCCGCGCCGCCCGGAAGCCGCCCCGCGGTTTCCCGGTGCGGGAGCCCTCTAACGGGGGGAGCGGAGCGGCGGCGCGGCTAACCGCGGTCGGCAATCCGTCAGTCAATCAACCAGCAGGGAGGCCGGCGCCCGACGCCGGTCGAAACCGATGGCACGGCAGGATTCAAACGAGGCGTTCGCTCTGACCTCGTTCCTCTATGGCGGCAACGCGGCCTATATCGAGGACCTTTACGGGCGTTACGAGACCGACCCCGCCTCTGTCGATCCGGAATGGCGTGATTTCTTCTCGTCCCTGAAAGAAGACCCCGCGGTGGTCAAGCGCGAGGCGCAGGGCGCGCCTTGGAAGCGCGAGGACTGGCCGGTCGTGGCCAACGGCGAGATGGTCGCCGTCCTCGACGGCAACTGGGCCTATCTCGAGAAGTCGCTCGGCGACAAGATCAAGGCCAAGGCCGAGAAGACGGTCAAGGAGAGCAAGGGCGCGGTTCCCGCCCCCTCCGAGGCGGATATCCTGCGCTCGACCCGTGATTCCGTCCGCGCGATCATGATGATCCGCGCGTATCGGATGCGCGGCCACCTGTTTGCCGACCTCGATCCGCTCGGCTTCGACACCGGCGACCACGAGGAGCTGCATCCCTCGTCCTACGGCTTCTCCGAGGCCGATTACGACCGCAAGATCTTCATCGACAACGTGCTCGGCCTCGAGTTCGCGACCGTGCGCGAAATGCTCGACATCCTGAAGCGCACCTATTGCTCGACCATCGGCGTCGAGTTCATGCACATCTCCGATCCGGCCGAGAAGGCGTGGATCCAGTCGCGCATCGAGGGACCGGACAAGCAGGTTTCCTTCACGCCCGAGGGCAAGAAGGCGATCCTGAACAAGCTGATCGAGGCGGAAGGCTTCGAGCGCTTCCTCGATCTCAAGTTCACCGGCACCAAGCGGTTCGGCCTCGACGGCGGCGAATCCGTCGTCCCGGCGCTCGAGCAGATCATCAAGCGCGGCGGTCAGCTCGGCCTGAAGCAGATCGTGCTCGGCATGGCCCATCGCGGCCGCC
The Pseudoxanthobacter soli DSM 19599 DNA segment above includes these coding regions:
- the glcE gene encoding glycolate oxidase subunit GlcE, yielding MTLFTPATEDEAAAIIRDAMGDRRPLALAGGGTRAGLGRPVQAADTLATTALAGITLYEPAELVIGARAGTPLAEIEAALAERGQMLPFEPMDHRALYGTAGEPTIGAVAAGNVSGPRRVQAGAARDHLIGVRFVNGRGEVVKSGGRVMKNVTGLDLVKLSAGALGTLGLLTEVVFKVLPRPEARLTLGWHGLDDEAAVALMSAALGSPFEISAAAHLPAPVNGGRALTLLRIEAVSYSVEHRAKGLAALLAGHGQPDRLPVETADPLWRAIRDGEPVAADAAHAVWRLSLPATRSPAALAAIRDGIDGATWFYDWGGGLAWLAVPSQGDAGAAIVRAAIRGFGGHATLVRAPDAVRTSVDVFEPLSEPLMAITRGLKASFDPAGILNPGRMYSGS
- the glcF gene encoding glycolate oxidase subunit GlcF encodes the protein MQTNFTADQLADPQTAASERILRACVHCGFCTATCPTYLLLGDELDSPRGRIYLIKDMLESGRPATEEVVRHVDRCLSCLSCMTTCPSGVHYTHLVDHARAHIENTYERPFTDRLLRATLAKILPYPGRFRLALMAARLARPLSGLAAAVPAVGTRLSAMLALAPKRLPRPQPRGPARPATGAKGRVAILEGCAQPVLNPGINAAARRVLVRHGIEIVTPRGEGCCGALVHHMGREHDGLAFARRNIDAWSAEIEAGGLDAILITASGCGTTIKDYGFMLREDPAYAAKAARVSALAKDVTEYLATLDLAVAPRATNPVVAYHSACSMQHGQKITDLPKTLLRKAGFTVKDVPESHICCGSAGTYNLLQPEISGRLRERKVKNIARTGADVIAAGNIGCMVQIGLGTGTPIVHTIELIDWATGGPMPEALAARAA
- the recR gene encoding recombination mediator RecR, with amino-acid sequence MAPRAVAGPEIERLIQLLAKLPGLGPRSARRAALALVKRREQLMEPLSAALARAVETVRVCSECGNVDSCDPCTICTDSKRDASVIVVVEDVSDLWALERAEAVNARYHVLGGTLSALDGIGPEELNIDGLVRRACDPLVTEVIIAVNATVEGQTTAHYLTDQLRDAGVAVSRLAHGVPVGGELDYLDEGTLSAAIRQRRPF
- a CDS encoding YbaB/EbfC family nucleoid-associated protein; this encodes MDFLKMMTKAKQLQERMASLQDEVASVEVEGASGGGLVRVTLTGKGGLKSISIDPSLMKAEETEILEDLIVAAHTEAKTKAELLLTERTQALMGDIGLPPGFKLPF
- a CDS encoding DNA polymerase III subunit gamma/tau, producing the protein MPPPPSATAAAPYRVLARKYRPRSFDDLIGQEPMVRTLSNAFESGRIPQAWMLTGVRGVGKTTTARILARALNYVVPGAIDRPTVDMKVPGLHCDAIMEGRDVDVIEMDAASHTSINDIREITEASRYKPVSARYKVYIVDEVHMLSTAAFNGLLKTLEEPPEHVKFVFATTEIRKVPVTVLSRCQRFDLRRVEADVLVRHLAGISAKEGVEVEGEALALIARAAEGSVRDSLSLLDQAIAHGAGRVNVEEVRAMLGLADRARVVDLFEHVLRGDAAAALKELAAQYEIGADPSVVLSDLAAFVHLVTRLKIVPEAANDATLTEIERKRGTAFAAQLSVAVLTRAWQLLLKGIPEVQGSPRPLAAAEMVLVRLAYVADLPTPEEAIRAFRDGGGAGTTAAGSPSPSRPGPSGGSSATAGGGGGPAPADAVGGRSLAASGDAGGRPALRIAAPSHGAAAPAVPSPVAEPAPKPAAPEAGPFRSLEDIAAACAERRDIRLKFAVERQMRLVRLEPGRIEFEPTPDAAPDLAGDLGRKLTDWTGTRWVVTVTRGGGARTLYEERQQADAQRRSDAETDPLVLAVMARFPGAKIVNVSIRNGEDAAGGFTPAPVEDTDGFEDDPVLADPGGADDRAFDDDFDFDSL
- a CDS encoding DMT family transporter produces the protein MSRLSANALLLLAAAIWGGAFVAQANAMAHVGPAWFTGLRFIPAFLVVLPLGLIESRRAARPLTRRNWLSLIPLGLSFTAGTLLQQIAVVTTSVTHVGFLTGLYVLFVPVLELVVFRRPPHFLVIPAALSALAGTWLLGGGLDGLMLGDILTIVAALCFAVQIILMDRYVRATGRPVAAALGQSLVCVAIGLGAGAVFEPIDWNAVMAILPELAYAGILSGGVAFLLQAIGQQYTPAPDAAVLLMAESLFAALFAALLLGERLTTAGWAGCTLLFLALVTVQLGPLVRLPRFRAR
- the zapE gene encoding cell division protein ZapE; translated protein: MAKVASGEIASDPAQLAVAEKLDALIDRLGEARLATKKSALGWLFGRNRAGAGAEPVKGLYVWGEVGRGKTMLMDLFHDALPIAAKRRIHFHGFMADVHARIYKVRTAIAEGTLKGDDPVPPVAEELAAEARVLCFDEFAVTDIADAMILGRLFTELFARGVVLVATSNVAPDDLYRDGINRGHFMGFVALLKRHVDVCRLDAREDYRLEKLAGRPLYFTPLDSTAEVALDRLFLALTGKARGAPETLDVDGRKLVVPEAVGGVARFHFRDLCVAALGAHDYLAIARRFHTVVLSGVPVMSPDTRNEAKRFIILIDALYDGHVRLVLSAAAEPQALFAGSDSTEAFEFQRTASRLIEMRSAAYVASVEGPPMT